From one Cyanobacterium stanieri PCC 7202 genomic stretch:
- a CDS encoding septum site-determining protein MinC (PFAM: Septum formation inhibitor MinC, C-terminal domain~TIGRFAM: septum site-determining protein MinC~COGs: COG0850 Septum formation inhibitor~InterPro IPR005526:IPR013033~KEGG: cyh:Cyan8802_2767 septum site-determining protein MinC~PFAM: Septum formation inhibitor MinC~SPTR: Septum formation inhibitor MinC;~TIGRFAM: septum site-determining protein MinC), giving the protein MTNEPENLSQEEINLQPQEENTPIEEESNIETTLPPLTSQEQIKLKQEGNLVYIFLPSQKTINNHQWQRMIEDLKTRLQQMDKSWLPNTKAHLESGDRLLDTRQIRELDEILEHHLLKLDLVIAQRRQTAVAAASAGYSVKQNPSISLFAKTKENPPQNLAEPLYIKNNLRSGVQISHPSTVIVFGDVNPGARVIAGGDVYIWGTLKGIAHAGAGGNRESLIMALKMNPTQLRIADLVARAPDDAPENSMAEVAYVSVDGIRIREADSFRKLNVFNSEKKCWVNNHNSELRFERTDNLTIQN; this is encoded by the coding sequence ATGACCAATGAACCTGAAAACCTTTCCCAAGAAGAGATTAACCTTCAACCCCAAGAAGAAAATACTCCCATAGAAGAAGAATCGAACATCGAAACCACTCTCCCTCCCCTCACCAGCCAAGAACAAATTAAGTTAAAACAAGAGGGGAACTTAGTCTATATCTTTTTACCATCTCAAAAAACCATTAATAATCACCAATGGCAAAGGATGATCGAAGACTTGAAAACTCGCCTTCAGCAAATGGATAAATCATGGCTTCCCAATACCAAAGCCCACCTAGAAAGTGGTGATAGATTATTAGATACCCGTCAAATCAGAGAATTAGATGAAATCCTCGAACATCATTTACTAAAATTAGATTTAGTGATTGCCCAACGCCGTCAAACCGCTGTGGCTGCTGCAAGTGCTGGTTATTCTGTCAAGCAAAATCCCTCCATATCTCTTTTTGCCAAAACCAAGGAAAATCCCCCTCAAAATTTGGCCGAACCTTTATATATTAAAAATAATCTACGCTCAGGAGTACAAATATCCCATCCAAGTACCGTAATTGTTTTCGGTGATGTCAACCCTGGGGCAAGGGTAATTGCAGGGGGAGATGTTTATATTTGGGGTACTTTAAAAGGTATTGCCCATGCTGGGGCTGGGGGTAATCGGGAATCGTTAATTATGGCTCTGAAAATGAATCCTACTCAACTGAGGATTGCGGATTTGGTGGCAAGGGCCCCCGATGATGCTCCTGAAAACAGTATGGCAGAGGTTGCTTATGTCAGTGTTGATGGTATTAGAATTAGGGAAGCAGATAGTTTTCGTAAGTTGAATGTGTTTAACTCAGAAAAAAAATGCTGGGTCAATAATCACAATTCGGAGTTGAGATTTGAGCGCACGGATAATTTGACCATTCAAAATTAA
- a CDS encoding hypothetical protein (InterPro IPR008265~KEGG: ava:Ava_0442 hypothetical protein~SPTR: Putative uncharacterized protein): MKIIVFAIVFGVICFLLLEFFLRFKWGFGNPLLYIADSEIGYLIAPNQVTKRNGNLIKINNYSMRSDDVDFSVKDGDYRIILLGDSIVNGGWWTDQKNTLSSLLKDELGEKTTNFNDIEVLNISANSWGARNELAYLKKYGTFSADVLILVLNTDDFFSFAPSSIQVGKAINYPDKKPLLAIEELVKKVFPLPVHPDLKSIPKERGDIVGFNLDAVREIYDITQENNMIFFVALTPLKREVLPPFSKDYELKARARLNALIQELNISYTDFLSIFQDHPNPEQLYHDHIHLSHEGNQLLVNNWRENLLLEINQSSQGK, encoded by the coding sequence ATGAAAATTATTGTTTTTGCTATTGTTTTTGGTGTTATTTGTTTTTTATTATTAGAATTTTTTTTGAGGTTTAAATGGGGATTTGGTAATCCTTTACTTTATATTGCTGATTCAGAAATTGGTTATTTAATTGCTCCTAATCAGGTGACAAAAAGAAACGGTAATTTGATTAAGATTAATAATTATTCGATGCGTTCTGATGATGTTGATTTTTCTGTAAAGGATGGAGATTATCGTATTATTTTATTGGGTGATTCTATTGTTAATGGTGGTTGGTGGACTGATCAAAAAAATACTTTATCTAGTTTGTTAAAAGATGAGTTAGGAGAAAAAACAACTAATTTTAATGATATAGAAGTTTTGAATATTTCTGCTAATTCCTGGGGCGCTCGTAATGAATTGGCATATTTAAAAAAATATGGTACTTTTTCGGCAGATGTCTTAATTTTGGTACTCAATACTGATGACTTTTTTAGTTTTGCTCCCTCTAGTATTCAAGTAGGCAAGGCTATTAATTATCCTGATAAAAAACCTTTATTAGCCATAGAAGAGTTGGTGAAAAAAGTATTTCCTTTACCTGTTCATCCCGATTTAAAAAGTATTCCCAAGGAAAGGGGTGATATTGTGGGCTTTAATTTGGATGCGGTGAGGGAAATTTATGACATTACTCAAGAAAATAATATGATTTTTTTTGTGGCTTTAACTCCTCTAAAAAGAGAAGTGTTGCCCCCTTTTTCTAAGGATTATGAGTTAAAGGCGAGGGCAAGATTGAATGCTCTTATTCAAGAATTGAATATTAGTTATACGGATTTTTTATCTATTTTTCAGGATCATCCTAATCCTGAGCAGCTTTATCATGATCATATTCATCTTAGCCATGAAGGAAATCAACTTTTGGTTAATAATTGGCGAGAAAATCTTTTGCTTGAAATAAATCAAAGTAGTCAAGGAAAATAA
- a CDS encoding hypothetical protein (KEGG: rcu:RCOM_1673230 homeobox protein, putative~SPTR: Homeobox protein, putative) — translation MAIDAYVRIKAVFIKIKFIMKKPPKNNSQNVVVALIAVTGISVVGQSGLTTQLLQALDESVIRSASAQNIRGPEEGRTTPTRDLSIQELNANFILIENNRGYQLTNEGDRTPLRDGYYRFPSGEILTIQGSRIIHHQRSMVGERQNEWEQGNTWEQGPDAGPPPGWNEGEVWVRDTSGDQSLQRQLIQRGIPGVRDTFERIQPGTNRVPPNNINPDLRR, via the coding sequence ATGGCAATAGATGCGTATGTTAGGATTAAAGCAGTTTTTATAAAAATTAAATTTATAATGAAAAAACCACCGAAAAACAACTCTCAAAATGTTGTGGTTGCTCTAATCGCAGTAACAGGTATTTCTGTAGTGGGTCAAAGTGGGTTAACAACTCAACTCCTTCAAGCGTTAGATGAAAGTGTAATTCGATCTGCCTCTGCTCAAAATATAAGAGGTCCCGAAGAAGGTAGAACTACCCCCACCCGTGACCTAAGCATACAAGAACTCAATGCCAATTTTATCCTCATAGAAAATAATCGAGGTTATCAACTTACCAATGAGGGCGATCGCACTCCACTCCGAGATGGATATTACCGATTTCCCAGTGGTGAAATATTAACCATCCAAGGCAGTAGAATCATTCATCATCAGCGATCCATGGTAGGTGAACGGCAAAATGAATGGGAGCAAGGAAATACATGGGAACAAGGACCAGATGCAGGTCCACCCCCAGGATGGAATGAAGGAGAAGTATGGGTCAGAGACACCAGTGGAGATCAGTCTTTGCAAAGACAACTAATACAGCGTGGTATCCCAGGGGTCAGAGATACCTTTGAAAGAATCCAACCCGGTACCAATCGAGTACCACCAAATAATATCAATCCCGATTTAAGAAGGTAA
- a CDS encoding protein of unknown function DUF370 (PFAM: Domain of unknown function (DUF370)~COGs: COG2052 conserved hypothetical protein~InterPro IPR007169~KEGG: amr:AM1_5498 hypothetical protein~PFAM: protein of unknown function DUF370~SPTR: UPF0296 protein AM1_5498): protein MDIKLVNIGFGNIVSGNRIIAIVSPESAPIKRVINEAKDKGQLIDATYGRRTRAVIITDSNHIILSSIQPETVAQRFASPKDGEHK from the coding sequence ATGGACATTAAATTAGTCAATATCGGTTTTGGAAATATTGTCTCAGGGAATAGAATTATTGCGATCGTTTCTCCAGAATCGGCTCCCATTAAAAGAGTGATCAATGAAGCGAAGGATAAAGGTCAATTAATTGATGCTACCTATGGAAGAAGAACCAGAGCCGTTATTATTACAGACTCTAACCATATTATCTTATCTTCCATTCAACCCGAAACCGTAGCCCAAAGATTTGCCTCTCCTAAAGATGGAGAACATAAATAG
- a CDS encoding rare lipoprotein A (PFAM: Rare lipoprotein A (RlpA)-like double-psi beta-barrel~TIGRFAM: rare lipoprotein A~COGs: COG0797 Lipoprotein~InterPro IPR005132:IPR012997~KEGG: cyc:PCC7424_5339 rare lipoprotein A~PFAM: Rare lipoprotein A~SPTR: Rare lipoprotein A;~TIGRFAM: rare lipoprotein A), whose protein sequence is MLTNTWNNAVRSAITVILGVSSLAVAPNVRANTANFSEQNPAGTSQAQNPVAVQLEDTVQEFLTSRIYSHNWQSQQAATLHFQNIPLLTFVGDDEGAINAQARDLATRLDQLHQQQADANKIAVRWDDQTSEHIIQYDGQDIIALNDTTILPDSTADAGTDALQATNRLRRLLGNADPISTIINQPEAQVASTAGVKGSTGRVIRGIASWYGPGFHGRRTANGERFDQNALTAAHRSLPFGTRVRVTNVNNGRSVVVRINDRGPFTGGRVIDLAAGAAQAIGLKSRGVGPVTIQVLGR, encoded by the coding sequence ATGCTTACAAACACTTGGAACAACGCTGTTAGATCAGCCATCACAGTTATTTTAGGAGTATCTAGTTTAGCAGTAGCTCCTAACGTAAGAGCTAACACGGCGAACTTCTCTGAGCAAAATCCAGCAGGTACTTCTCAGGCACAAAATCCTGTTGCTGTACAGTTAGAGGATACTGTGCAGGAATTTTTAACGAGCAGAATTTATTCTCATAACTGGCAATCTCAACAAGCCGCTACCCTACATTTTCAAAATATTCCTTTACTTACTTTCGTGGGTGATGATGAGGGAGCAATTAATGCCCAAGCAAGAGATTTAGCTACTCGTCTTGATCAACTTCACCAACAACAAGCTGATGCTAATAAAATCGCTGTTCGTTGGGATGATCAAACCTCTGAACATATCATTCAGTATGATGGGCAAGATATTATTGCTTTAAATGACACCACTATTTTGCCTGATTCTACTGCTGATGCGGGAACTGATGCCCTCCAAGCTACTAATAGATTACGCAGATTATTGGGTAATGCTGATCCCATTAGCACTATTATTAATCAACCCGAAGCTCAGGTGGCTAGTACCGCAGGGGTAAAAGGTTCTACTGGCAGGGTCATTAGAGGGATCGCTTCTTGGTATGGTCCAGGGTTCCATGGACGCAGAACCGCTAATGGTGAAAGATTTGACCAAAATGCTTTGACTGCGGCTCACCGTAGTTTACCTTTTGGTACTAGGGTAAGGGTTACTAATGTTAATAATGGTCGCTCCGTGGTGGTCAGAATTAATGATCGTGGTCCTTTTACTGGTGGTCGTGTCATTGATTTGGCGGCAGGTGCGGCTCAAGCTATCGGCTTAAAGAGTAGAGGTGTTGGTCCTGTTACCATTCAAGTTTTAGGTCGTTAA
- a CDS encoding Glyoxalase/bleomycin resistance protein/dioxygenase (COGs: COG3565 dioxygenase of extradiol dioxygenase family~InterPro IPR004360~KEGG: cyc:PCC7424_2827 glyoxalase/bleomycin resistance protein/dioxygenase~PFAM: Glyoxalase/bleomycin resistance protein/dioxygenase~SPTR: Glyoxalase family protein), with protein sequence MNNIIFHLAIPMINAEETKRFYGDVLGAKVGRNNDHAMIFNFYGHQLVTHTSKEDITPPRGIYPRHFGMIFTQESDWDDLVSICENKGVDFYQPPRIRFTGELTEHKTFFLQDPAYNILEFKFYRHYEAIFGADNIMAIGDR encoded by the coding sequence ATGAATAATATTATTTTTCATTTAGCAATTCCTATGATTAATGCCGAGGAAACTAAAAGGTTTTATGGAGATGTTTTGGGGGCAAAGGTAGGAAGAAATAATGACCATGCCATGATTTTTAATTTTTATGGACATCAATTAGTTACCCATACCAGCAAAGAAGATATTACCCCCCCAAGGGGAATCTATCCCCGTCATTTTGGCATGATTTTTACTCAGGAATCTGACTGGGATGATTTAGTTTCTATTTGTGAAAATAAAGGGGTTGATTTTTATCAACCTCCCCGTATTCGTTTTACTGGAGAATTAACTGAACATAAAACCTTCTTTTTACAAGATCCTGCCTATAATATTCTTGAATTTAAGTTCTACCGCCACTATGAGGCTATTTTTGGGGCTGATAATATCATGGCTATAGGCGATCGCTAA
- a CDS encoding hypothetical protein (KEGG: tac:Ta0548m hypothetical protein~SPTR: Putative uncharacterized protein) — translation MAKNYFVLTYHRDLDKVYNDVILWFKGKQYQVEGVLKNGVYIVQARKSDVIRTILGTNIAFKVKIYLSADNAGEFIIETSRGKWIQNIAGASVGAIFTGGLTYLTGIASASWTFILENELINYLQKSCQLARVQPTVDSQDSDVWYSDKPTNTCEYKTAEQQEVIDNLEKEIRKLEDAFGNDILTEGEFNRKKSVLEKQIDDHEVNFLIENKVKQLQEAFAQGILNQEEYAAKLEKLEAQTRDEILQEKYAERNRLKMIKLKEALNSGILTQAEYERKIASL, via the coding sequence ATGGCGAAAAATTATTTTGTACTCACTTATCATCGAGATTTGGATAAAGTCTATAACGATGTGATTTTGTGGTTTAAGGGAAAACAATACCAAGTAGAAGGTGTTTTAAAAAATGGCGTTTATATTGTTCAAGCCCGAAAAAGTGACGTTATTCGGACTATCTTAGGAACTAATATTGCTTTTAAGGTCAAAATTTATTTGTCGGCGGATAATGCTGGGGAATTTATTATCGAAACCTCACGGGGAAAATGGATCCAAAATATTGCAGGGGCTAGTGTGGGGGCTATTTTTACGGGGGGTTTAACCTATTTGACGGGTATTGCTAGTGCCAGTTGGACTTTTATTTTGGAAAATGAGTTAATTAATTATTTACAAAAGAGCTGTCAATTAGCTAGGGTGCAACCTACGGTTGATAGTCAAGATTCGGATGTATGGTACTCTGATAAGCCCACTAACACTTGTGAGTACAAAACAGCCGAACAACAGGAAGTAATTGACAATTTAGAGAAAGAAATTAGAAAGTTAGAGGATGCTTTTGGTAATGATATTTTGACGGAGGGAGAATTTAATCGCAAAAAATCTGTTTTGGAGAAGCAAATTGATGATCATGAGGTTAATTTTTTAATTGAAAACAAGGTAAAGCAATTACAGGAGGCTTTTGCCCAAGGAATTTTAAATCAGGAAGAGTATGCCGCTAAGTTAGAAAAGTTGGAGGCTCAAACTAGGGATGAGATTTTGCAGGAAAAATATGCAGAACGTAATCGATTAAAGATGATTAAATTAAAGGAGGCTTTGAATAGTGGTATTCTGACTCAGGCAGAATATGAACGTAAAATTGCTTCTCTTTAA
- a CDS encoding hypothetical protein (KEGG: cyc:PCC7424_1779 hypothetical protein~SPTR: Putative uncharacterized protein) — protein sequence MSKVIIIVNAQVEQGKIAPSAPIAQKMATALTKGIMTTAPSTEIKIMGAADLWSKSITLANPSRELIYCPLTIKLPEWFNFKAYNVYKACYEVEKRRKWVEQNFNYRTSTEHLWLGDLWLPIICTTKGLVYGEVIGEGEIPNSYQQPYDLSDNLRQPLYRLAHDLLESIEATPAVYLMQFRMVDEGIIFDRLWPFPATPAIASINIQQPDLYTCHWHCLSNHPFTDIKIPPSPELVLN from the coding sequence ATGTCTAAAGTTATTATAATAGTCAATGCTCAAGTCGAGCAGGGTAAAATTGCTCCCTCAGCCCCCATTGCCCAAAAAATGGCAACGGCATTGACCAAGGGAATAATGACAACCGCCCCTAGCACCGAAATAAAAATTATGGGGGCGGCCGATTTATGGTCAAAATCAATCACTTTAGCCAATCCCAGTCGAGAACTAATTTACTGTCCCCTAACTATTAAACTACCAGAGTGGTTTAACTTCAAAGCCTATAACGTCTATAAAGCCTGTTATGAAGTAGAGAAAAGACGAAAATGGGTAGAACAAAACTTTAACTACCGTACCAGTACCGAACACCTTTGGTTAGGAGATTTATGGCTACCGATCATCTGTACCACCAAAGGTTTAGTATATGGAGAAGTAATTGGAGAAGGAGAAATTCCCAACTCCTATCAACAGCCCTATGATTTAAGCGATAATCTTCGACAACCTCTTTATCGTCTGGCCCATGACCTATTAGAATCCATTGAAGCCACCCCAGCAGTCTATCTAATGCAGTTTAGAATGGTGGATGAGGGAATTATTTTCGATCGCCTTTGGCCTTTCCCCGCAACCCCTGCCATTGCATCGATTAACATACAACAACCCGACTTATACACCTGTCACTGGCACTGCCTAAGTAACCATCCCTTTACAGACATAAAAATTCCCCCATCTCCAGAATTAGTTTTAAACTAA
- a CDS encoding hypothetical protein (KEGG: cyc:PCC7424_1845 hypothetical protein~SPTR: Putative uncharacterized protein) — MREKFLVWLDRFLIADVFLVMIGFGWFAIALVGKSMGIPMGWEIWYKLWQPVFNPAIGILFLGAFSSWIIKKWKEKFSD, encoded by the coding sequence ATGAGGGAAAAGTTTTTAGTTTGGTTGGATCGTTTTTTGATCGCTGATGTTTTTTTAGTCATGATTGGTTTTGGCTGGTTTGCGATCGCCCTTGTGGGTAAATCCATGGGTATTCCAATGGGTTGGGAAATTTGGTACAAGTTATGGCAACCTGTATTTAACCCAGCCATTGGAATATTATTTTTGGGAGCGTTTTCTAGTTGGATAATCAAAAAATGGAAGGAAAAATTTAGTGATTAA
- a CDS encoding phosphoribosylformylglycinamidine cyclo-ligase (PFAM: AIR synthase related protein, N-terminal domain; AIR synthase related protein, C-terminal domain~TIGRFAM: phosphoribosylaminoimidazole synthetase~COGs: COG0150 Phosphoribosylaminoimidazole (AIR) synthetase~InterPro IPR000728:IPR010918:IPR004733~KEGG: syp:SYNPCC7002_A0345 phosphoribosylaminoimidazole synthetase~PFAM: AIR synthase related protein domain protein; AIR synthase related protein~PRIAM: Phosphoribosylformylglycinamidine cyclo-ligase~SPTR: Phosphoribosylformylglycinamidine cyclo-ligase;~TIGRFAM: phosphoribosylformylglycinamidine cyclo-ligase), translating into MDYKQAGVDIEAGREFVNKIGSAVQSTYRQGVLGGLGGFGGCFEIPSGYKQPVLISGTDGVGTKLKIAHQLDCHDTVGIDLVAMCVNDILTSGAEPLFFLDYLATGKLNPQQLQEVVVGIAEGCKESGCALLGGETAEMPGFYQVGEYDLAGFCVGIVEKSAILDGQNVQVGDQAIALSSSGIHSNGFSLVRKIIEINGCSWEDKPEELGGKTLGETCLTPTQIYVKPILKALKNDLGIKAMAHITGGGIPENLPRCLPDNLSIEVNLNSWQIPPIFQWLAKTGNVNQQDMLDTFNMGVGFVVIVPPHKVKETLAFFESEEIPSYHIGKVIEGKKDIQFVC; encoded by the coding sequence ATGGATTACAAACAGGCTGGAGTAGATATTGAAGCAGGAAGAGAATTTGTTAATAAAATTGGTTCGGCGGTACAAAGCACCTACCGTCAGGGCGTTTTAGGAGGACTAGGTGGTTTTGGTGGTTGCTTTGAAATTCCTTCTGGCTACAAACAACCTGTTTTAATTTCTGGTACCGATGGAGTTGGTACTAAATTAAAAATCGCCCATCAATTAGATTGTCATGACACCGTTGGTATAGATTTAGTCGCCATGTGTGTCAATGATATTCTCACCTCGGGGGCAGAACCTTTATTTTTCCTCGATTATTTAGCCACGGGAAAGTTAAATCCTCAGCAATTACAAGAGGTTGTGGTGGGTATCGCCGAAGGATGTAAAGAAAGTGGTTGTGCTTTGTTGGGGGGAGAAACGGCGGAGATGCCCGGTTTTTATCAGGTGGGCGAGTATGATTTAGCTGGTTTTTGTGTGGGTATTGTGGAAAAATCAGCTATTTTGGATGGTCAAAATGTTCAAGTAGGAGATCAGGCGATCGCCCTTAGTAGTAGTGGAATCCATAGTAACGGCTTTTCATTAGTCAGAAAAATTATTGAAATAAACGGATGTAGCTGGGAAGATAAACCAGAAGAATTAGGAGGAAAAACCCTCGGCGAAACCTGCCTTACCCCCACCCAAATTTATGTAAAACCAATTCTCAAAGCTCTGAAAAACGACCTTGGCATCAAAGCCATGGCTCATATTACAGGGGGAGGAATCCCCGAAAATCTGCCCCGCTGTTTACCCGACAACCTTTCTATTGAGGTAAATCTAAATAGTTGGCAAATTCCTCCTATTTTTCAGTGGTTAGCCAAAACAGGCAATGTTAACCAGCAAGATATGCTCGATACCTTTAACATGGGAGTGGGCTTTGTGGTTATAGTGCCTCCCCATAAAGTAAAAGAAACCCTCGCCTTTTTTGAATCCGAAGAGATTCCCTCTTATCATATTGGTAAAGTAATTGAAGGCAAAAAAGACATTCAATTTGTCTGCTAA
- a CDS encoding hypothetical protein (PFAM: Protein of unknown function (DUF3531)~KEGG: mar:MAE_08400 hypothetical protein~SPTR: Similar to tr|P73343|P73343): MEVLFREINPFDLWIWVEFETVPKEMEKQYIEELFNSWFFLGKLGGYNAENFQVQEVGVDVSYMNYDPDYAENSMMSLMHNMGEFEFLGNWGRCWFDLGTSDLVALDILINSVRELSKDYVTINQLIIGGENQDWPVETNPEDKFMEE, translated from the coding sequence ATGGAAGTTTTATTTAGAGAAATCAACCCCTTTGACTTATGGATTTGGGTCGAATTTGAAACCGTGCCAAAAGAGATGGAAAAACAATATATAGAAGAGTTATTTAATTCGTGGTTTTTCCTAGGCAAATTAGGGGGTTATAATGCCGAAAATTTCCAAGTGCAAGAGGTGGGAGTGGATGTTAGTTATATGAACTATGACCCAGACTATGCCGAAAATTCCATGATGTCTTTGATGCACAATATGGGAGAATTTGAGTTTTTGGGAAACTGGGGTAGATGTTGGTTTGATTTGGGTACTAGCGATTTAGTGGCCCTAGATATTTTGATCAACTCAGTGAGAGAACTATCCAAAGATTATGTAACAATTAATCAGTTAATTATTGGGGGAGAAAACCAAGATTGGCCAGTGGAAACCAATCCTGAAGATAAATTCATGGAGGAATAG
- a CDS encoding ATP-NAD/AcoX kinase (PFAM: ATP-NAD kinase~COGs: COG0061 sugar kinase~InterPro IPR002504~KEGG: syn:slr0400 inorganic polyphosphate/ATP-NAD kinase~PFAM: ATP-NAD/AcoX kinase~SPTR: Probable inorganic polyphosphate/ATP-NAD kinase 1): MPKIGVIYNDVKPIACQIAAELQSSLMAKGYDVYLATGYTGILGYSYPDRPVCHSPIEQIAEPEFDRDMELAIVLGGDGTVLSACRQAAPHNIPLLTVNTGHLGFLTEIYLNQLDMAIAQVLEGDFQIEVRSMIEVNVIREGQKLWEALCLNEVVVHREPLTSMCHFEIKIGRHAPVDIAADGVIISTPTGSTAYSLSAGGPVVTPDVPVFQLAPICPHSLASRALVFSDKEPVTIYPATKNQMVMVGDGNAGCYILPDDEVQMVRSPYDAKFIRLQSPEFFRILREKLGWGLPHIAKPTSVELP; this comes from the coding sequence ATGCCTAAAATCGGTGTTATCTACAACGATGTAAAACCTATTGCCTGTCAAATCGCTGCGGAATTACAATCAAGTTTAATGGCAAAGGGTTACGATGTTTATTTAGCCACGGGCTACACTGGTATTTTAGGTTATTCTTATCCCGATCGCCCCGTATGTCATAGCCCTATAGAACAAATTGCGGAACCAGAGTTTGACCGGGATATGGAGTTAGCTATTGTTTTGGGGGGTGATGGTACGGTATTATCTGCCTGTCGTCAGGCCGCCCCCCACAATATTCCCCTGTTAACGGTGAATACAGGACATTTGGGCTTTTTGACCGAAATTTATCTTAATCAGCTAGATATGGCGATCGCACAGGTCTTGGAGGGAGATTTTCAGATCGAGGTGCGATCGATGATCGAAGTAAATGTGATTCGGGAAGGACAAAAGTTATGGGAAGCCCTTTGTTTAAATGAGGTGGTGGTGCATCGTGAACCCCTTACCAGTATGTGTCATTTTGAAATCAAAATCGGTAGACACGCCCCCGTGGACATTGCCGCCGATGGGGTAATTATTTCTACTCCCACGGGTTCTACTGCCTATTCTTTGAGTGCGGGGGGGCCTGTGGTGACCCCTGATGTGCCTGTGTTTCAATTGGCGCCCATCTGTCCCCATTCCCTTGCTTCTCGGGCGTTAGTTTTTTCGGACAAAGAGCCTGTGACCATCTATCCTGCCACCAAAAATCAAATGGTGATGGTGGGGGATGGTAATGCAGGGTGTTATATTCTTCCTGATGATGAGGTGCAAATGGTGCGATCGCCCTATGATGCCAAATTTATTCGCCTCCAATCCCCCGAATTTTTCCGCATTCTCAGGGAAAAACTAGGCTGGGGTTTACCTCACATCGCCAAACCTACATCGGTGGAACTGCCATAA